TAATTTTTGTTATTAACTGATGAAAACAGTTATAAATTATAGTTATTTGCTGAATTTAATTGCTGTATGTGAGTATATTGTTATTTCGTATTTCTTTTGATGCTCTGTTATGCTAGATGGTACTGTGGAAGATTCAAATATCGATGGGCAAGAGGAAGACAATTCGAAAAAAGAAAAGGATCGAAAGGTCTGTTACTAAGTAATTCATAATTTCATATATTAGATTAACAAATGTACCATAACTAATATTGAGGTATTACTGCAGTTGTCACCTTTATCAACACTTGAATCTTCATTCGATGCGCTTAATGTGAAGAAATTTGATGGTAGCATTTATCTATATcgtatttaaataatataatttacttaaaaccAACAATTAAAAGGGTTGCTTTGATTTTCTTTCTTTAGCTGCATTTGCTGTTGATCCTCTCTATCATCAAACATCTGCTCAGTTTGATGAAGGTGGGGCCAAGGGTCTCTTACTGAATAATCTGGGAGTGTATGGTGGCTGTCGGGTACTTTTTGATTCATCGGAAGTTCCAGCAAAGTGTTCGTCAGGCTCTAATCAGCATGATAAAGGAGCGATGATTGATATCTCTTTTGCCAAAGGTTTGTCATATCTAACAACATTTAATATTTGTTTTCTGTTTTTGGTTTTAGCTGGAAACTTAGAGGTGTTCTCGTCTTTAATTGATAGAATGCAGCGAAGAGATGTTTGTAAACATGTCAAAAAAATTTGAGATCTCACCTAGCCTGAGGGAAATAGTCAACCACTTTGATGATGATAATAAAAGGCCTCCAGATACATTTTCTTTTGGGACAAAACCGACAGAAGAAATGGATGAGCCTTACGACAATGGTGCTGAGTTCAATGCTGATACATTTGATAATGCGGGAACATGGGATGATAATCAGGATGACCAAACAAATTTGGCGTACGAGGGAACTTATGGTGATGACCCAATTATGCCAAGTCAATATGAGGTGCTAGGCCTTCTCTCGTTTTATTATTTCCTTGTAAATCTTTAAAAACAAGCACATTCTTTGATTTTATTTCGAATTGAATAATAAAGTTTTCTAATATGCTACAACTGATCTTTTACAGGTTAAAGAATCAACTGATTTTCATGAAAATGACACAGATGATAGATTTGGCGAAATTGATGACTATTTGTTTTTAAATCTGGGGTTCACTTCAAAGCTGAATGCCTGGGCAGGGCCTGATCATTGGAAGTTCCGGAAAGTTAAAGGTAAGCTTTCGTGAATTGGTTCCATAATTTTTCTTTTTTATCTGCTATTGATATTAATTAAGTTGCTTTAGCTATAGAAAATTAAATCAGTTACAAATTCACAATTTGCAGTTCCGCAGAATGTTTCGGAGGATAATGGATCACCAGTAATTACTAAGAAAACAAAGAATAAGAAGCAAACCACAGTTGATATTGATTTTTTAACATGCTTGGACAAAGATATGTCAGATATTTTCGCCCCTCCTAAAAATCCTAAAACTCTACTGTTGCCTACAAGCAAGGAACCTTGTAGTACAACCCTTCCAGAAGATTGTCACTATCAACCTGAGAATCTTGTGAAGCTATTTCTTCTGCCTAATGTGATGGTAATATGTGTTCCTTTTCCTTCTATAAAGATTCTTGACATTGCAGTTTGGTATTTCTTTTGTGGTTCTTGCAGATTTTCATTTTATGTTGCTTTTGTGCTTTTTGTAGTGCCTTGGAAGGAGTAGAAAGAAGTCCACAGGTAAAGTCACTGTCATGGTTAAAACTTTCTTTTATACTCCTTCAATGTATTTTgtttacttaatttaatattcacaagttgtgtttgatgttCAAAAGTGGTATTTCTTTGCTTTGAAGAAAGATGCTTCTGTTATGAAGTGTAATTCGTATTTAAAATATAGTTGCATTTTAATATGACATTATGAGTAAACTCCGTTGATCTAGATTACACTATCTGCAGATGAACATCCTCATTATTATACTGGCTTCTGAACCCATCTGCTATCTTCATTTTAAATTAGCAGATGAACTTGTATTATCTCTCTAAAAGGCTCACTGCTGTTCGAGTGAAAAAGCAGTACTAGACTATTGGGAAAAATTTAATATGTAGCCCTCAATTCTGTTTTTCTTTTCAGCTGAAATGAGTCATGAAGCGGATAATTACGATAACATGCAATCATGGAATTATGATACTGGGTTTGCTGACCATTTTGATGATGGAAATGATCGTAGTGATGGTGAAGAATCAAATACACTGGTCTCTCAGCCTCGTCAGGTTTGTTTACGTTATATTTTGATGATCCAAATTCCAATCTACCATTGCTTTAGCTATTAATCAATTGACATACGTTTCGTTTTCAACCAAACATCTACAAATATAGAAAGTATTATGTGGAAACACTCTAACTTTTTTCCTATGGATCTGAGATATCATTAGTGAGGAGTTCTACCTCTTCCCTTCGTTTAAACGAAACCTATTGTAACTTTAGTGCTTGGCAACAATTTACTCATTATACCTTTGCATTATTTTTCTTCGCTGTTAGTTAGTATACCCATGTATCCGTAGTAAAATGAAAGTTACACTAGTTCTTTCTAATAAAAACATATTATTACCCGAGTAACACAGGTCAATAAGATTGAAGTCCAGTATGACAGAAAGTCCAAACAAGTTGATGTTCAGGTACTAAAAGAAACTCTTTGGGGGTCTCTGCAAGAATCGCAAGTGCAGTCTGTTCAAGTAAGTTAATTTCTCTCGTTCTCGACTATTtttcatatgtgacatcaaatTTTCTTATTCTAGTATAAGCTCCCTCGAAATAAAGAAATCTAACCGAACGGTATGCTATGTAAGTTTTATACTGAAGTGGAACATTTTAAGATTAAATTCTTAGGATGTTTAAAATTGAAAACACAGTACTGCAGCAATTTTGCTGATATGGCTTGTGATATTATGCTGCTTTCTGAACACAGTTTATTTAATTAGAGGTAGGTAAGTTAGATGTCAGTCCGTTGCTTCTAAATTCTGATATCTCCATGTTGCCATTGTCTTGTTTTTCCAATGTCAAGGAGCAGGGTGGAACAATATCTTTCAAGGATGCCTTGGCTGCATTTCCTGATGACTGCAAGGCAGCTGAATCCCTCAAAGACATCTCCCCGCACTTATGCTTTATATGTTTGCTGCACCTAGCAAATGAGCACGGACTGAGCATCCAAGGCCAGGAGAGTTTGGACGATTTGAGCATTCATCTTCCGCAACAGCAGTGATCTGTTTAAAGAAACAAGAATTAAAAGTTCACTGCACTCATCTTTTGATCTTGATGGATATTTCAGAATAGTATTTGGTTTCTTATATGATGTGTTAAACTTAACCTGTTGTGCAATAATATTTCAAATTACACAGAAGGTTGACCTTATTGTATGCCTCCTTTTGGcatgaaaataatttatattgaTAAACAGTTACCTTGTAATTTGAATTTATGGCGGGCAAAGGAGTCTGTAATGCTATTGCAGCTTGCTGATTGATCATTATGGTCGAATTATGTTTGATTAACTTTAAGATGGATTGTGAGTTATGTTTAATTATGGTCACTTTATGTTATGGTTGGTACTGTTGGTATTAACGGAAAATATTAGCTGTATTAAACATAACCTGCTATTCAAGAACGTAAAGCTAGAACATTCTATCCGAACTACAACTAACCAGCAATTTTCATCATGTTGACCTCAAGTCTGATTTGAGCTTCTGAAGTATATCATGAACAGCAATGCCAGTGCCCCTGATTTGCATATAGTTGAAACTGGAAGCCCGTATTTTCCTGTCCCGAACAATCCTTTGAAAAATGGCCAGAAGTATAGTACGACGAGTGAAGCACATATCTTCTCCCCTATTCCCACTCCATTACCACTGTCAACAGATGGCTGAAAGCCAAGCACTCCGACAATTAGAGCTGTCAAGTTCAGTAGCAAAATCGTGGTTCCAGGCACAAACAAAGGCGATTCATCAAACATGAAATTTCCAGACTTTGTGTTAGTCTCATCTTCATaatcttgactttgttctttttttGTTACTTCAAATACAGCTTGAGACAACCCTAACAGCTTCAGAATCACGCCTATTAATCCAAAGAGCCACGACGATGTGCAGGTGATTCTAGCCATTCGCTGGTTGTTCCACCATGCACGTACAGATTGTCTCATTATACAGTACTCATATAATGTGTAGGCTTTATAAACTACTACAAGTGTAACAGGTATAAGAAGAGCCAGCTCGTCCTGCTGCAGGTCACAAGAAAGATTATTACTGCTACTATTATTATCATTTTGATAATGCGCCTTCACTCAGAAAATGGATGACAGTGATTTATTATTACCTTGGGCAAGAAGTGTGAGTTGGTGATAATACAATATGCAGGGAGAAGAGTATAGACTAACTCAGGGATGCTCATTAAAGCCCAAGTCAAAAGCCACATGTAGGCCAGGCATTGCCTGAACTGGAGATTTCCATTAATGGTGACTAAAACTGGGCATTTAGAGGTGAACAATATTTCAAGCAGACCAGTTGACCATCTCTTCATTTGCGTCAAAAAGGAAGGCGCGTTATTTGGGGCGCAGCCCTTGAAGGAAGGTGGATTGGTGAAGCAAGACATGGATTTCCACCCTTTTCCCTGGATTGCGAGTCCTGTCAAGACATCTTCTGTTGATGATCCATACATCCAACCAACCTGAAGTTATAGTAGAAATTTAGTAAACAACAAAGTAAATTTAGTTTGGGAGTAGGACAGAAACTTATGTAGACAGAACTTAGCTATTTGACAAACCTTTGAGCCCCAGCAAGTCCCATATTCATAGTCACAGCCTGCAGCTTGGTTTGCAGCTTCAACGGAGCTCCAAAGACCGCCTTTTTCACCCTTTATGCTTCCTGATAATATTTGAGCTGATTTGATGAACTCTAAGGACTTTCCAAACTTCTTCTGCATGAACATGACATCCTCTTCTCCCAACACAGAGAGAGATGATAAGACAAATTCTCAgtattcagttcaagatagattAGCAACacaaaaagagaaaaagaaggcCAAGACAGCATATTACATTGATACATTTTGTTTAATAGATAGACCTTACAAGATATTATCTTGAAACTATAAAGTGAGAAAATCTGATGCATACCAGTGGTGGCGCTGTGATCAGGTGATAACCCGTAAATAACTTTTCTTCTGTGAAAACAATTAGTTCCAAAGTAAAAAGGTCCTTGAATTCCTGCCAATCCCTTTCCTACATACTGCACGGAATATTTTACAGATGACCAAGTACATTGACACTTAGAGTTCTAGTCCAAATGGTGCTGTgtagtaatttttttaaaagaaatatACTTACTTCATTCATGACTACCATCTGATTTCCCAACGGGTCGTCTTTTAGACCATCATAGAAGCTTTGAGCAAACTGAACAAATGCGCAGTCTGTTTCATTCTTGACACCAAGCAGCATACACATGGCATGCAGAATCACTTGCGGATTATTCACATGCATATCACAATCTACGTTCATTATAAATGGTGCATTCGTCATCAGTCCTGAAACTCTCGTCTGTCCATCATATCCATCATTAGATAATCAATTTACCCTCTAATAGGCATGTATTTGGAAGGTGGTCACATACCAGAACATTCATAGCACCAGCTTTAAAATGATGTGGATGCTTTGGTTGCTTCTCTCGCGAGATGTAGACTAGGTGAGGCACAACGCTCTCCTCCATTATCACCTTCAGATTTAAACTGAATATTATTAGCCAAATTTCACTGAAAGTACAGACATAACATTGACAATATTATCTAGTTACTCAAAAGGAACAAAAAAAAACTAATTCAACCATACTGAAATATTGTGATCAGCAGGAGTATCTTACCTTTGTTATGGTTGGATGGTTCTTTCTGTCCATCTCTGTAAAAACTTCACAAGGAACAAATGTTTGTGACGCAATTTCAATCTTTTGACACAGCACTTCATACTTATCCTACAAAAGAATGCACTCAATCAGACATGGACAATTTTTGTACATATGCATAACTAACAATCACCTGATCTCAAATCTCTGGTCTGTAGTGTGGACTGATAATAATAGTAACAATAATAGAGAAGCTAACAAGTGactaaaaatagttttaaaacaGACCAAGTACTTGTATTATTATCAACATATATACATCATCCACGAGGGTCGACTGTTTTTCAATTATTACCTTGACTGATTCCCACTCCTGTTGAAACTCCAGAGGATGTTCTTCAGATGGTTCAGAGGACCTAGTAAAATATCGAAAAGGAGCTCTGACTTGAATCTCATATTTCTTACAAAAAGGAACCCAAATCTTGGCAAATTTGGAGGTTTCAACAAGAGAGTAATAAGTCAGAGGAGAAGCACCATCATCAGACAAATAACAAGCTAATTTCTGAGCTGGATAATCAACTGCTAACAACGATAGCACTGTGTTCATGGTCAGTATAGGTGACTCTAGTTCCACATCTGCAGTTGTAACAAACATGTCCACTGCTGGCAGTTCAGATGTCCTAAAATTAAATATCAACAAAGAACATCTTAATTTTTTATGATATAATGTAGTTAATTGCTTCCTTAATTGTTATATAAAAGCTAACAAAAAATTATCAAGCATGACATAAAAAAGGAATAAGTAAGAAGCGAAAACTAAAATGTCATGTAGAAGTCTCGTACTGAAATTGCAGCAAGAGATGCTTGGGATAAGATAGGCACTGAAACTGATTCCATTTGAGGTTAACACAGAGAATCCAATTGAAAGTGAAGGAGCACTCGCAAATGAAGGCGAGTAGGCCAGGGATGCCATGCGATTTCAGAGAGACAAGGTGATAGATAATAAGGGAAAGTAGAAGGAAGAGAACCAGGAGCTCGACCATCCTGAGCACCATCTTGGTTTGATGAATTTTATCGAAAAGTGGGAGAGAGTTGGCCATGGCAGAAAAGATGGAATTATACCTATCTTGTTTAATACCAGATATACTTTGGTTATATTAGTTCCTTATATATAGGTTTAAATGATCTCTATGTATTTGGGGGCACCAATCTATTTTACTGCAACATGGTCATTTTGTTTTACAGAAATGGCGTGCTTTAGGTACAAAACTGGACACGTACTTGTACAGATTCATGCTTAGGTTTTGGATTATCATCTAGCTGCATGgcataatatatgtttttagTTCTATGTTGAAAATACTCAACTGCAGATACTTAGACACTGACAGACACATGCCTTTAATGGGAGTCGAAACCTCAAACTCGTGTTATTAATAGGAGAGGACTCTTGTTACCAATATTAAAGAAATATCCAAGGTACAATGCAAGCGACAAGAAATAGAtcaaattttcaatttttttatttactcaGTCATTAAACATGGTTAAATTGCTAGCTTCTGTTTAGATACTAAACAAAGCACAGAAAGCATGATATCGATTGCAGTTACATCAACTTGTAAAACTATATTCCAGGCCATCGCAGGGGCAGCCACACTCACATTCCTTGAGTTTATTTTCTCAACCAATGAATCCAGCTACTGTAATAAGCCTAAGAATTTTCTTTGTACCTCAAGCCTCGACAGACCATTTGCAGAAGTGCGTGAACCCTAATGCCAATACTCCGGACTTGAAGATAGTTGCAGATGGAATTCCATATTTGCCTTTCCCAAACAACCCTTTGAAAAATATGGAAAAGTACAACACTACACATAAAGAACATATCATTTCTGCTACTCCGGCTTTACTCTCATCAAAATTGGCATGTCGAAAGCCTGCCAGTCCGACTGCCAAAGCTGTCAAGTTAACTAGCAAAATGGTGGTACCTGGTATGAAGATTGGAGATTCATTAAAAGTGAATTTTCCAGAATTTAAATTCTTCTGATCATCTCCATCATCATCTGTGGCTTGGCTCTTTTGTGTTACTTCAAAAGCCGTTTCAGATAAACCTATGAGCTTTAGAACCATGCTGAAACAGGCAAATAGCCATGATGACGTGCAATTTATTCTTGCCATTCGTTGGTTGTTCCACCAGGCACGGGCAGATAAACCAGTTCTAAGGTACTCCGATAGTGTGTACAGATTATAAATCATGAAAATTGCGATAGGGACAAGAATAGCTGGTTCATTCACCTGGAAAATTACAAATATGGGATATCTGAGTTAAATTTTGAATAAAGACTACAATGTATCAGATCAAAATAGATGTGAATTATTTTTTACCTTGGGCAAAAAGTGTGAGCGGGAAATTATACAATAGGCAGGCAGAAGAGAATACACCAACTCAGGAATGGAGCGTAAACCCCAAATCAGTATCCACATATAAGCTAGACATTGCCTGAACTGAAGATTCCCATAGATGGTAGAGATAACTGGACTTTTAAAGCTAAATAGAATTTCTAGAAGCCCGGTAGCCCATCTCTTGGTTTGGATCATTGTCGAGGGTCCACATGATGGAGCACATCCCAAAAACGCTGGAGGTTCTGGAGAACAATACAAAGATCTCCATCCTTTTTCATGGATTCCAAGTCCAGTGAGGATATCTTCGGTTGCAGATCCATATTTCCATCCAACCTGATATAACACATTGTCCCGTTAGGTTTGAGTCACACTATTGCAAGATGCTTGTTTTAAAATTTGCTCGCGTTTAGACAAACCATCAAATGTGTAAGCGTAGTTCCTATAATCTTGTTCTAGTTAGAATGGAAAAGAAAATGTGTTCTAGAAGGGAAAATTACCTCTGTTCCCCAGCAGGTACCCTGTTCATAGGCACAACCTGCAACAAGATTTGCAGCCTCCAGAGAGCTGGAAAGTCCACCCTGACTGTGACTACAAGGGGATGCTAATAAACTTTGCAGAGCTGATTCCTTCAATTTATTCGATTTCCCAAACCTTCTTTCCAAGTTCTCATCAGCAAGTTTTCCTAAAAATTGGAGATGAACATATGTAAATAACTACACGACTAATCATGTACATCTCGGAAACACAGCACAGAAATATGTAGTGATTGAATGAATCCTACCAGTGGTAGCTTTTTGAACGGGTGATAATCCGTAAATAACTTTTCTTCTATGGAAACAATTAGTTCCTCCATAGACAGGTCCTTGAATTCCCGCTATTCCTTGAATAAAGTACTATATAATTTACATAACAATCAGTTAATGTCCATCTATACAATAGTTGAAACAGGATAAATGTAGCTTTAGTTAACTGCATATGAAACCATTTACAATTTAAATGAGATGAACTAGGATAAAAATAGAATGCTACTGACTTTAAACAGGATGACCATTTGGTTTCCAAAAGGGTCGTCATCTAAGCCATCATAAAAACACTGAGGAAACTGCACAAAGCCACAATCCTTTTCATTTTCTACACCAAGAAACATGCACATTGCTTGGAGAATAACTTGCGGATTGTTCACGTGCATATCACAGTCGACGTTCAGAATGAAAGGTGCATTTGTCATCAATCCTGACACTCTTGTCTGTTCAGTAAAAAAATTGTAATATTATGTGAGTGCCTGTAATAGCTTATAAAATCAATAACTCAATATATAAGTCCAGATATAATTCATATATG
The sequence above is drawn from the Apium graveolens cultivar Ventura chromosome 2, ASM990537v1, whole genome shotgun sequence genome and encodes:
- the LOC141706679 gene encoding condensin complex subunit 2 isoform X1 is translated as MAENVSPNPKQRAQLLSPSSPFFLASNDDKLERAQARAAARAAATRRKATAAAAAAPESTPCLDKEHILDLFHNCIKLASENKINQKNTWELSLIDHLCDIIKVDAEDDVETNFQKASCTLEAGVKIYSMRVDSVHSEAYKVLGGINRVGQENEEDGTVEDSNIDGQEEDNSKKEKDRKLSPLSTLESSFDALNVKKFDAAFAVDPLYHQTSAQFDEGGAKGLLLNNLGVYGGCRVLFDSSEVPAKCSSGSNQHDKGAMIDISFAKECSEEMFVNMSKKFEISPSLREIVNHFDDDNKRPPDTFSFGTKPTEEMDEPYDNGAEFNADTFDNAGTWDDNQDDQTNLAYEGTYGDDPIMPSQYEVKESTDFHENDTDDRFGEIDDYLFLNLGFTSKLNAWAGPDHWKFRKVKVPQNVSEDNGSPVITKKTKNKKQTTVDIDFLTCLDKDMSDIFAPPKNPKTLLLPTSKEPCSTTLPEDCHYQPENLVKLFLLPNVMCLGRSRKKSTAEMSHEADNYDNMQSWNYDTGFADHFDDGNDRSDGEESNTLVSQPRQVNKIEVQYDRKSKQVDVQVLKETLWGSLQESQVQSVQEQGGTISFKDALAAFPDDCKAAESLKDISPHLCFICLLHLANEHGLSIQGQESLDDLSIHLPQQQ
- the LOC141706678 gene encoding cellulose synthase-like protein H1 isoform X1, with amino-acid sequence MANSLPLFDKIHQTKMVLRMVELLVLFLLLSLIIYHLVSLKSHGIPGLLAFICECSFTFNWILCVNLKWNQFQCLSYPKHLLLQFQTSELPAVDMFVTTADVELESPILTMNTVLSLLAVDYPAQKLACYLSDDGASPLTYYSLVETSKFAKIWVPFCKKYEIQVRAPFRYFTRSSEPSEEHPLEFQQEWESVKDKYEVLCQKIEIASQTFVPCEVFTEMDRKNHPTITKVIMEESVVPHLVYISREKQPKHPHHFKAGAMNVLTRVSGLMTNAPFIMNVDCDMHVNNPQVILHAMCMLLGVKNETDCAFVQFAQSFYDGLKDDPLGNQMVVMNEYVGKGLAGIQGPFYFGTNCFHRRKVIYGLSPDHSATTEDVMFMQKKFGKSLEFIKSAQILSGSIKGEKGGLWSSVEAANQAAGCDYEYGTCWGSKVGWMYGSSTEDVLTGLAIQGKGWKSMSCFTNPPSFKGCAPNNAPSFLTQMKRWSTGLLEILFTSKCPVLVTINGNLQFRQCLAYMWLLTWALMSIPELVYTLLPAYCIITNSHFLPKQDELALLIPVTLVVVYKAYTLYEYCIMRQSVRAWWNNQRMARITCTSSWLFGLIGVILKLLGLSQAVFEVTKKEQSQDYEDETNTKSGNFMFDESPLFVPGTTILLLNLTALIVGVLGFQPSVDSGNGVGIGEKICASLVVLYFWPFFKGLFGTGKYGLPVSTICKSGALALLFMIYFRSSNQT
- the LOC141706679 gene encoding condensin complex subunit 2 isoform X2, whose translation is MAENVSPNPKQRAQLLSPSSPFFLASNDDKLERAQARAAARAAATRRKATAAAAAAPESTPCLDKEHILDLFHNCIKLASENKINQKNTWELSLIDHLCDIIKVDAEDDVETNFQKASCTLEAGVKIYSMRVDSVHSEAYKVLGGINRVGQENEEDGTVEDSNIDGQEEDNSKKEKDRKLSPLSTLESSFDALNVKKFDAAFAVDPLYHQTSAQFDEGGAKGLLLNNLGVYGGCRVLFDSSEVPAKCSSGSNQHDKGAMIDISFAKECSEEMFVNMSKKFEISPSLREIVNHFDDDNKRPPDTFSFGTKPTEEMDEPYDNGAEFNADTFDNAGTWDDNQDDQTNLAYEGTYGDDPIMPSQYEVKESTDFHENDTDDRFGEIDDYLFLNLGFTSKLNAWAGPDHWKFRKVKVPQNVSEDNGSPVITKKTKNKKQTTVDIDFLTCLDKDMSDIFAPPKNPKTLLLPTSKEPCSTTLPEDCHYQPENLVKLFLLPNVMCLGRSRKKSTAEMSHEADNYDNMQSWNYDTGFADHFDDGNDRSDGEESNTLVSQPRQVNKIEVQYDRKSKQVDVQVLKETLWGSLQESQVQSVQGGTISFKDALAAFPDDCKAAESLKDISPHLCFICLLHLANEHGLSIQGQESLDDLSIHLPQQQ
- the LOC141706681 gene encoding cellulose synthase-like protein H1 isoform X2, with the protein product MANKSTAPLYERIHLKNSIPRAVELLILFLLIFLLAYHVISLKSHEIPSLLAFLCESCFAFTWILVINIKWNQVKYIQYTDRLSELVSELPAVDMFVTTADAELEPPILTMNTVLSLLAVDYPPHKLSCYLSDDGASPLTYYSLVETSKFARTWVPFCQKYDISIRAPFRYFTSCSKPCEDDPLEFQQEWKTVKDKYDVLCQKIEDASQTYVPSEVFSKVDKKNHPPLLKVVVDEEQGLPRVVYISREKRPKHPHNFKAGAMNVLTRVSGLMTNAPFILNVDCDMHVNNPQVILQAMCMFLGVENEKDCGFVQFPQCFYDGLDDDPFGNQMVILFKYFIQGIAGIQGPVYGGTNCFHRRKVIYGLSPVQKATTGKLADENLERRFGKSNKLKESALQSLLASPCSHSQGGLSSSLEAANLVAGCAYEQGTCWGTEVGWKYGSATEDILTGLGIHEKGWRSLYCSPEPPAFLGCAPSCGPSTMIQTKRWATGLLEILFSFKSPVISTIYGNLQFRQCLAYMWILIWGLRSIPELVYSLLPAYCIISRSHFLPKVNEPAILVPIAIFMIYNLYTLSEYLRTGLSARAWWNNQRMARINCTSSWLFACFSMVLKLIGLSETAFEVTQKSQATDDDGDDQKNLNSGKFTFNESPIFIPVLYFSIFFKGLFGKGKYGIPSATIFKSGVLALGFTHFCKWSVEA
- the LOC141706681 gene encoding cellulose synthase-like protein H1 isoform X1, which encodes MANKSTAPLYERIHLKNSIPRAVELLILFLLIFLLAYHVISLKSHEIPSLLAFLCESCFAFTWILVINIKWNQVKYIQYTDRLSELVSELPAVDMFVTTADAELEPPILTMNTVLSLLAVDYPPHKLSCYLSDDGASPLTYYSLVETSKFARTWVPFCQKYDISIRAPFRYFTSCSKPCEDDPLEFQQEWKTVKDKYDVLCQKIEDASQTYVPSEVFSKVDKKNHPPLLKVVVDEEQGLPRVVYISREKRPKHPHNFKAGAMNVLTRVSGLMTNAPFILNVDCDMHVNNPQVILQAMCMFLGVENEKDCGFVQFPQCFYDGLDDDPFGNQMVILFKYFIQGIAGIQGPVYGGTNCFHRRKVIYGLSPVQKATTGKLADENLERRFGKSNKLKESALQSLLASPCSHSQGGLSSSLEAANLVAGCAYEQGTCWGTEVGWKYGSATEDILTGLGIHEKGWRSLYCSPEPPAFLGCAPSCGPSTMIQTKRWATGLLEILFSFKSPVISTIYGNLQFRQCLAYMWILIWGLRSIPELVYSLLPAYCIISRSHFLPKVNEPAILVPIAIFMIYNLYTLSEYLRTGLSARAWWNNQRMARINCTSSWLFACFSMVLKLIGLSETAFEVTQKSQATDDDGDDQKNLNSGKFTFNESPIFIPGTTILLVNLTALAVGLAGFRHANFDESKAGVAEMICSLCVVLYFSIFFKGLFGKGKYGIPSATIFKSGVLALGFTHFCKWSVEA
- the LOC141706678 gene encoding cellulose synthase-like protein H1 isoform X2; translation: MANSLPLFDKIHQTKMVLRMVELLVLFLLLSLIIYHLVSLKSHGIPGLLAFICECSFTFNWILCVNLKWNQFQCLSYPKHLLLQFQTSELPAVDMFVTTADVELESPILTMNTVLSLLAVDYPAQKLACYLSDDGASPLTYYSLVETSKFAKIWVPFCKKYEIQVRAPFRYFTRSSEPSEEHPLEFQQEWESVKDKYEVLCQKIEIASQTFVPCEVFTEMDRKNHPTITKVIMEESVVPHLVYISREKQPKHPHHFKAGAMNVLTRVSGLMTNAPFIMNVDCDMHVNNPQVILHAMCMLLGVKNETDCAFVQFAQSFYDGLKDDPLGNQMVVMNEYVGKGLAGIQGPFYFGTNCFHRRKVIYGLSPDHSATTEDVMFMQKKFGKSLEFIKSAQILSGSIKGEKGGLWSSVEAANQAAGCDYEYGTCWGSKVGWMYGSSTEDVLTGLAIQGKGWKSMSCFTNPPSFKGCAPNNAPSFLTQMKRWSTGLLEILFTSKCPVLVTINGNLQFRQCLAYMWLLTWALMSIPELVYTLLPAYCIITNSHFLPKDELALLIPVTLVVVYKAYTLYEYCIMRQSVRAWWNNQRMARITCTSSWLFGLIGVILKLLGLSQAVFEVTKKEQSQDYEDETNTKSGNFMFDESPLFVPGTTILLLNLTALIVGVLGFQPSVDSGNGVGIGEKICASLVVLYFWPFFKGLFGTGKYGLPVSTICKSGALALLFMIYFRSSNQT